The Candidatus Methylomirabilota bacterium genome segment GATCGCGCGAGGCCTGGGCGATGCCCTGGTGGCTCCCGTGATCGCCTACGTGCCGGAGGGCGCGATCGCCCCGCCGACCGGCCACATGCGCTATCCGGGCACGATCACCGCGCCGGACGACGCCTTCCAGAAGGTGCTCGAGTCGGCCGCGCGCAGCTTCCGCGCCCACGGCTTCCGCCACATCGTGCTGCTGGGCGACCACGGCTCGACCCAGGCCGGCCAGCGGGCGGTGGCGGCGCGGCTGAACCGGGAGTGGGGCGGGAGCGGGCCGCGCGTGCACGCGATCGGCGAGTACTACCGCGCGGCCGAGACCGAGGTGCCGCAGCTCTTCCGTACGCGCGGCTACCGCGACGCCGAGCTGGGCCGCCACGCCGGGCTCGCCGACACCGCGCTCATGCTGGCCACCGACGCGCGTCTGGTGCGCACGGATCGGCTGCACCCCGCGCGCGAGGGCGACGGCGTCGATGGCGACCCGACCCGCGCCACCGCCGAGCTGGGCCGGGCCGGTGCCGACCTGATCGTGAGCCGCACCATCGACGCCATCCGCAAATCCATCACGGTGCGTTGAGGAGATGACTCGCATGCTCGCTCGATCGATTCTCGTTGCGGTGCTCGCGGGCGGCCTCTGGGCGTCCGCGGCCGCGGCCCAGATGCCTCCGGTGGTGGACCCGAACAACCTCTACAGCGAGATCCGCTCCGACAAGCTGAGCCCGGCGGTCGCCGGCGCGCTGCCCCGCGTCTACGTCCCGAATCGCCAGGGCAACGACGTGAGCGTGATCGATCCCGCCACCATGAAAGTGGTGGACCGCTTCCCGGTCGGGGTCAACCCGCAGCACGTGGTGCCGTCGTGGGACCTGAAGACGCTGTGGGTCACCAACAACGCGGAGGGCCGCACCGACGGCAGCCTCACGCCGATCGATCCGACCACCGGCAAGCCGGGCAAGACGATCGCGGTGGACGACCCCTACAACATGTACTGGAGCCCCGACGGGAAGTCGGCGATCGTGGTGGCCGAGGCGCTGAAGCGGCTCGACTTCCGCGATCCCCACACGATGGCGATGCAGTTCTCGATCGCGGTGCCCCAGTGCAAGGGGATCAACCACGCCGACTTCACCACCGACGGGCGCGTGGCCATCTTCACCTGCGAGTTCCAGGGCAGCCTGGCCAAGATCGACCTGGTCGGCCGCAAGGTCCTCGGCTACCTCAAGCTCTCGCGCGGCGGCATGCCCCAGGACATCCGCGTGTCCCCCGACGGCAAGATCTTCTTCGTGGCCGACATGAAGGCGGGCGGGGTCTTCGTGGTGGACGGCGCGGCCTTCACCGAGATCGGCTTCATCAAGACCGGCATCGGCACCCACGGGCTCTATCCGAGCCGCGACGGCACGCGCCTCTACGTCGCCAATCGCGGCTCGGCCCACGTGTTCGGGCCTCCGCGCGGCAAGGGCAGCGTCAGCGTGATCGACTTCAACACCCGCCAGGTCGTCGCCACCTGGACGATCCCGGGCGGCGGCAGCCCGGACATGGGCAACGTGAGCGTGGACGGCAAGGTGCTGTGGCTCTCCGGCCGCTTCGACAACGTGGTCTACGCCATCGACACCGCGAGCGGCGAGGTCCGCAGCATCCCGGTGGGCAAGGAGCCCCACGGCCTCGCGGTGTGGCCGCAGCCCGGCCGCTACTCGCTCGGCCACACCGGCAACATGCGCTGAGCCGCGCGAGGCGGCCGCGCCCGCGCCCCGGTCAGCGGCGGCGCGTCGACGTGCCGATCGCGAAGAGTCCCCAGCTGACCAGCACGGCCAGCGGGGCCGCGCCGAAGGGGATGCGGTAGGAGCCGGTGACGTCGTAGAGGAAGCCGGCCAGTGCCGGAGCCACCGCCGCCCCCAGGCGCCAGCCGAGCGTGAGGATCCCCATGATCGCCGCGATGGCCCGCAGGCCGAACACCTCCGGGATGATCTTCGCGACCATGGTGTCGGAGGCCGCGAACCCCGCGCCGAACGCCACCAGCGAGCCGAGCAGGGCCTCGCGCGAGGGAATCCAGAGCAGCGTGACCAGCGCCACCATCTCCAGCACGTATGCCGCGCCGATGGTGAGACGGGTCCCGAGCCGATCGGACACCACGCCCGCGGTGAGGCGGCCGACGACCGATCCGACCCCGTAAGCGGTCAGGGCCAGCGAGGCGCCGGCCAGGCTCACGCCCTGATCGCGCGCGAAGGGCACCGCGTGCACCGAGATCATGAGCGCGAGGCCGCCCAGCAGCAGCCATGAGAAGTTCAGCGCCCACTGTCGCGGATCGCGCAGCGATTGCCT includes the following:
- a CDS encoding creatininase family protein; its protein translation is MFRRVVPDLLIALTCLAVLVPTAARAEAPDTVFLEELTWTEVRDAIRAGKTTIIIPAGGTEQNGPHMALGKHNARVKVLSERIARGLGDALVAPVIAYVPEGAIAPPTGHMRYPGTITAPDDAFQKVLESAARSFRAHGFRHIVLLGDHGSTQAGQRAVAARLNREWGGSGPRVHAIGEYYRAAETEVPQLFRTRGYRDAELGRHAGLADTALMLATDARLVRTDRLHPAREGDGVDGDPTRATAELGRAGADLIVSRTIDAIRKSITVR
- a CDS encoding YncE family protein; this translates as MTRMLARSILVAVLAGGLWASAAAAQMPPVVDPNNLYSEIRSDKLSPAVAGALPRVYVPNRQGNDVSVIDPATMKVVDRFPVGVNPQHVVPSWDLKTLWVTNNAEGRTDGSLTPIDPTTGKPGKTIAVDDPYNMYWSPDGKSAIVVAEALKRLDFRDPHTMAMQFSIAVPQCKGINHADFTTDGRVAIFTCEFQGSLAKIDLVGRKVLGYLKLSRGGMPQDIRVSPDGKIFFVADMKAGGVFVVDGAAFTEIGFIKTGIGTHGLYPSRDGTRLYVANRGSAHVFGPPRGKGSVSVIDFNTRQVVATWTIPGGGSPDMGNVSVDGKVLWLSGRFDNVVYAIDTASGEVRSIPVGKEPHGLAVWPQPGRYSLGHTGNMR